The following coding sequences lie in one Arachis hypogaea cultivar Tifrunner chromosome 9, arahy.Tifrunner.gnm2.J5K5, whole genome shotgun sequence genomic window:
- the LOC112709688 gene encoding uncharacterized protein isoform X1, whose product MAHSDDDVLGLGNKALSGTKRKSPDDSSEEEKEKEDKGFQVESPDNNNKRPRTEEENVLEEEEQNQLGELGCSPDVANQMMNHSRFLLLLKRYPLEARDYSLMTETRNLIGQVQFLAMNVSEYPDFSRQFPEAGRIPCVTLFHGFQVLAWCPMDEGTTAENVAALGAPDN is encoded by the coding sequence ATGGCTCACAGCGATGACGATGTCCTAGGTCTGGGAAATAAGGCTCTGAGCGGCACCAAAAGGAAGTCTCCTGATGACTcctcagaagaagaaaaggagaaggaGGACAAGGGATTCCAAGTGGAATCTCCAGATAACAATAACAAAAGACCAAGGACAGAAGAGGAGAATGTCCTTGAAGAGGAGGAGCAGAATCAACTTGGAGAATTGGGATGCAGTCCTGATGTTGCAAACCAAATGATGAACCATTCTCGCTTCCTTTTGTTACTCAAAAGGTATCCTCTTGAGGCCAGGGATTACTCcctcatgactgaaacaaggaaTCTGATTGGTCAAGTTCAGTTTCTTGCTATGAATGTATCGGAATATCCTGATTTTTCGAGGCAATTCCCTGAAGCGGGGAGGATTCCTTGTGTGACACTTTTTCACGGATTCCAAGTACTTGCTTGGTGTCCAATGGATGAGGGTACTACTGCAGAGAATGTTGCTGCCCTGGGAGCTCCAGACAATTGA
- the LOC112709688 gene encoding thymidine kinase a isoform X2, which produces MNEKYGHDAYRKLDVIGIDEFCCKAADEDGKIVIVAGLDGDYLRKSFGSVLHIIPLADTELCCKRAFFTLRKTQETQTELIAGSDVYMPVCRYHYINSEVVTETSKNVLESVKRNNDSLLDVATRF; this is translated from the exons ATGAATGAAAAATATGGTCATGATGCTTATCGAAAG TTGGATGTGATTGGTATAGATGAGTTCTGCTGCAAGGCTGCTGATGAAGATGGTAAAATTGTGATTGTTGCTGGCCTGGATGGTGATTACTTGAG GAAAAGCTTTGGTTCTGTGCTTCACATAATACCGCTTGCTGATACTGAATTATGCTGCAAGCGTGCTTTCTTCACTCTCAGGAAGACACAAGAGACACAAACTGAACTGATTGCTGGTTCTGATGTCTACATGCCAGTGTGCCGATATCACTATATTAACAGTGAAGTTGTCACTGAAACTTCAAAGAATGTGTTGGAATCTGTCAAACGCAACAATGATTCACTTCTTGATGTAGCCACAAGGTTTTAG